CGTGGTCGCGGAGGGCCTCCCCAAGAACCATAAAGAGCTTCTGACGACGCTGAATCAAAGGGAGGCTTGGCCCCTCTCTCTAGAGCCTAGGGCCTATACACCCGAGGGGCTCCTAGAAGCCATATGGGCCCTCGACCTGAACGCATTAGATGCTGTTGGAGAGGGTGTCGTCCTCTACGACGACGGATTCTGGAAGGAGGCTCAAAGAACCTTCAGGGCCGCCAAGAAAGAGTATGGGTTGAGGAAGATCAGAGGGGGATGGATGGCAATGAGGCCCTAGTGGGTCCGGGAAATCATGCCACATTAGAAGAGGCGGAGCTCAGTCTCCAGAAGGTGGTCTCGTTTTAATTTTCTGTACATACGTCTGGGTTTTTGGGCTTGTTGCATTAGTTAACTGCATAAACGATAGGTTTACCAAGGGTTTTGGTGCGCCTAGGCTCAGCTCTACGCCTGCTCTCTGGATGGAGTTGATCATCTTCTTGTATGATCAACGGAGCGTGAGTTAAGCTCGTCTTCACACCGACCTATCAGAGGGTCCAAACAAGTATAAGCTGTTGGCCTCGAACTCTGGGCAGTTCCACTACAACATATTATATATTGGAGACCTAACTAATCATGAACTCAATATAACTCTGCCCGTCCTCAGTCTAATTTCTGGATTTTTTGCTATTTGGGGATCTCTGAGATGAGGTGGTTATAGTAGTCTAGGAGCCTCCTCACCGAGGCCATTATGAACTCCTCCTTGGAGCCGAACTCAAGGTACTCTATCACCTCTTCCATCAGCCTCACCAGCTCCGCCGGAAGAGTCACCTTAACCGTCTCCGATCCGCTTGCAGCCTTGGTTTTCTCTGTTGGCGGATGGGAATCCAGCAACCATGAGGGGAAACAGATGACTAAAAGAGGCTAATAAAAATAGGAATCAATAAAACTATAAAAACAATATAAACTTGAAAATAATATTAAAAATTTATTATGTTAGGCCCTCATATCTGATGTTCTAAATGTTTTCTGATATCTAAGTTTACCTATTAATGAAAAGCTGTGAGGACATCGTTTTTGATTTCATGAAGGCCGTGATGTCGATGATCTAGAGACCCTCACAATTTCAACCCTCTCCAGAATAGATAGACCTTCGTCTGGAGAAGGATTCCAGCATGAAGATCAGGTCCACCAGTCTCCCCGCATCGGCCTCTAGTCAGGTGAGGCTCTCCTTTATGTATCCAGAGATAATCC
This Candidatus Bathyarchaeota archaeon DNA region includes the following protein-coding sequences:
- a CDS encoding nucleotidyltransferase domain-containing protein, whose translation is MVKGGRGHREVGFGSTELKVDVKEGLERYIELLLEKPLKVRAVVLIGSRARGDWKVHSDTEILVVAEGLPKNHKELLTTLNQREAWPLSLEPRAYTPEGLLEAIWALDLNALDAVGEGVVLYDDGFWKEAQRTFRAAKKEYGLRKIRGGWMAMRP